ATGGAATTGACTTATCTTCAGAAATGAGAATTccattgattgatttttttcccccacaacaTTCTTTTTGTCAGGTATTAAAttggatgtgtatgtgtggctcCTGAAGATCGAACAAGGAAtcaaaagggggaaaaaaaggcctGACGGCGCTCCAAGCTCACAGCTTACAACCTCGACGAACTGATTAGGTGAAGAACACTTTCATGTGGTATGAAAGGGTCCATCTGctgacacatgtgcacacacacacacagtggtaaaTAGTATAGGCACAGATAGAGtgaactgtaaaaaataaaattgcatGTGAATGTAATGGGCAGACTTGTTTTTCTAGCCATACACAGATAAATGGTATTTTGAAAAAGACAGGGATTATGTAAACCCTTTGCACAGCTTAACGACATCTGAATATTCTGCCTCAACAAGCAAATCCTGAAATGTTGCTCCGCTcgtacagtaaaaaaaaaagaagagcatTTTTGTTAGCCTCGATTTTCCACAATTGAATGCACTTTCTGTGTCATGGTTTATCCCAGCAGCCATGACACCAGGGCTCATCTGGTTAAAGTGACAAAAGACATCTTCAAGGTCACAGATGTTTAATTGCAATGATGTTATCACTAATGAACTAAAGCTGTCTTTGCCAAGCTGTCATTAATGGCATAATGCTACAACAGCATTACTGCCATATCTGCAGGGGTTACACTTCTTCAAGAACAGCATCTAAACCTTTCAAATGATTCTATACTCAGAGGAACAGCCTGTCTCTTCCACAGTGGGAGACTAACTAAGTCATTTAAAGGACTTGAGGGTGTCAGTCACACGATGATACTTGAACATTGCTGACGACCACCTGGATTTTCAGGTTAATGTGACCTGGCAGTTACACAGCAAATGATTTCTTAGTGTAGAGCTCCCTATCAGTGCATAAAGTAAAGTAAGTAGGGAAATAATTTATAGCTTAACACATCAGTCACTTAAACCAGTCACACCCTTTGTCAAATCCTTCTCATTAATTTaccatggaggtctatggggtcTTCCTCATAGGGTAAAAAAATTAACCAAAAAACATCTGCATGGTTTTCTGCATGTCTATGTTGCGTTTCAAAGGATGTTAACTGTTTACTTTGGTTGTGAACAGGTAGTGCACAGTAGGCAACGTGCCTCTAGACAGACAGGAAATGCAAACTATTATGGCACTGGAAACTGCTTTTTTTGGCACAGAAGAAGGTAAAAGGTCAACAGAAGTGTGAAATATAGTCATAAAAAAACTCGGTCCCTTTTATACTCATTAAAATTATTAACTTGAGCAGCTTTAATATGCAAACATCAGATTCAAATAGCAGCTGTAATAAAGGCGCTGGAAGCTCCATTTGTCAGTCAGGTGTGCAGTCACACacaattttccttttttaataaTCAAACGATTCACACCGCGTGGTGCTGATGCTGTCCACTCTCCCTCTGCCGCACCtactccctcccctcctctcggCATCATCCGCTCTCATATCACTGGCGTACTGTTGCTCCATATTTTACTCTATGGAAGACCCCTCCCACGGGGACATGCAACTCGACCTGCAGGTGAACAGTttagctgcttcctcctcacgCTGGCGGTGGATTAACCACGATGCGCTTTACCCAAAAAAGAGCAGAGTTACAGTCCGGATCTTAGAATTCACGCACGCGGCGCGTCCGAGGAGCGCGTCTGGATGTGAAGGCAGAGGGGATGATGATATGAACAGGCAGCGTAAAGGTAAGCTGAGTGTTTGCATTGACTTCCTCAAATGTGCGGTACTTTTCCACCGGGTCACGGGGCATGGGGCAGGAGAGGACACAGCTGGATTATTTAGGCAGATTATGATAGGTATAATTCTATAGcaatttttttgtgtttatgacTGAAATATTTATAGTATTTTTATTCCTTCACTGTAAACTGCCACTGACAATCTGGTGGGATGTTGAAACAGAAAATACTGTCATCAAAGATGACAAATATGCATTGAGAAAATAATTACAGTTTTTTAGTCAATCAAATTATTTTAGACAAGAAAGATATTAATGCAAACACGCATACAAAAATGTGCCAGACCAATAAGAAGTCATGTTTAGTCTGATTAACAGTCCAAAACGAAGTTTATGGTGACAGGAAAGATTTACCACAGTGTGATTGGTATTAATGTGAAATACTTGGCACAGAAATTATTCGAATATGTGTGATAATCCCATTAGTTTTCTGTTTATTACATAGGTATGTTTTCCATTCCAGGGCTTCTTTACTGGTAATCTGATTAACTCTTTCTAAGTTGTTATTTTGCAGATTCACAGTGAAACAGCTGGAAATGAAGAGCTGTAAAATCATACAATGGTAACATTTTACACATTCTTGCTTTTATCATATAGCTAGATAGCCTTAAAATTGTTCACATAAGTGTGTGAGTTGAAGCAAAGTAAACATCGAGCAAtgctggaaaatgtgtgtgtgtgtgtgtgtgtgtgtggggggggggggggtattacTAATGTCCATGGTTTAAGTTACACTTGTTCCAGCATTTACTAACAGTCGTCATGTGTGGATGATGCAAGCAGCCATCACTGTAGTATTTAAATGTGgattacaatttatttttaGAATGACATGCATGCAGTGCCTTTACCTGTTTGgtccttatttttttattgtgtctACTTACCACttaattcatgttttattttactgtgtccTGTTTCTGTGAGGGTTAAACAAAATGTTCTGAGATGTCGAACTTAAAATATCAAAAATGTATTTccattgtctttttttctttgtctcttctcTTTAGTTCATAAAAGCCCTGCATTATCAGCTGCTCGTGAACCTGACATGTGCACACCCAGTGAGACGGTAACCTGAGATCCCATCTTGAGGGAGAGCCAGGATGCATCCCATTGCGTCAGAGTTTTTAGCCAACACTGATGTTGCGGGCAGCCGCTGcaaccctgctgctgcagccgcaCTGGTCCTCCTGTGTCTTGGCTTCCTTCCCTCTGTGGCCCCTTGCCCACCCTACTGCTTTTGTGCCAGTGATATCATTTCCTGCAGCGGCCGCAATCTGTCGGTGCTGCCCTTTGATCTACCGAGCTATGCCGCACGGCTGGACCTGAGCCACAACGCCCTTGTTGCACTGCATGTGGACTGGATTTCCCACATGTTTGAGCGACTTACTACATTAGTTCTTAGCAAAAACTCCATCAGCCGAATTGAGATAAATGTCTTCACTGTGACACCGCATCTCCTGCACCTGGATCTCTCCTCCAACCACCTGACTGTGCTAAACTCCTCTGTCTTCACTGGGCTGAAGGAACtgaaagagctgctgctgtttggtaaCTGGATTGTGCAGATCAACCCAGGGTCCTTTAGAGACCTTCACAGTCTGCAGAAGCTCTACCTCTCAGCCAACAGACTGACTGCCTTCCCACTGGGGCTTTATGAGGAACCTGAAGGGCCCCGTAACCTGACCTTTCTTGACTTGTCTTACAACAGACTCTCTGAGGTGCCCATCCAGAGCCTGCTGTCTCTCACCCGCCATGGACAAATATATTTGCAGGAAAACCCACTAGTCTGTGATTGTGCATTGCTGGCCTTGTTGGAGTACTGGATATGGAAACAGTACCGCCCTATGGTGAATTTCAGAAGTGAATACCCATGCAGAGTAAATGAAGCATCACAGTATAATTGTACACAGCAGGGAGTGTCGGACATGTCCCGTGAGACACAGACATACCAAGTAGAGCCTGGTAAATGGCTGGGAGTACCATGCCCTGAGTTGACTTTGCCTGTCCAGGAGGGGCTTCTGGTGTTCTGGATCACCCCTACGATGGCACTGAATTCATCAACCAATGATTCAAGTGCTCGCCTAACAGTTCACACCAATGGCACCCTTGAAATCCGCAGAGCACTCGAAGAAGATTCTGGTACATATGGATGCGTGGTAGCCCGTGGACGCCACTATAACCCCAGCGAATCTCTGGAGGTCACAGTAGTGGTTGGAAATGTAAGCATTACCTCTGCCAGTGGCTTAGCACACCGCAGCACTGCAGAACATTTCAACACTGCATTCACCACTCTTGCTTCCTGCGTGGTCAGCATCATACTGGTGCTGCTTTATCTCTACCTCACCCCCTGCCGCTGTCGGGAAAGCAGGGGCGGCGGGTCCAGGGGGTGTGGTGGGCGAGCCCTTATGATCTGCTCGGATCCCAGAGAGGTAGAGTCAGCACAGCGACGCTCAAATGGAAAAAGGGTGGCATTCCTAGAACCTCAGGCAGAGGACTGTGACAGTGGCGGCGCAAAAACACCACCAATGAACTTGGATCATATTACCACTGAGGGAATTCTAAAGAATGGAAGTAGGACAGTGGGGCAGTCCCTCACAGATGCTGCTCATGtagcatagacagacagaaaggaaataCCTGCTGGATTCTTACAGACTAGACCCAAACGATTTATTTACTCttgttaatgaaaaaaaaatccatttgaTGTGAAGTAGTGCAATGTGATTCTTGTGAAGTAGTTATGCACTCTGGAGTTTGTGTATTTAGGCAAAAGCAGAAACTGCAATCCCTTTGTGGGCAGCCACTGTaagtgctgtctgtttttataataaGGGTTCATATGGAAATGTTGCTGTAGAAAATTGTTGCAAAGATCACACAGATTATCTAAATGtgggtgtcttttttttgttttttgtttttttacatttacatttacattggGCTGAGAGGAAAATTCCCACCTGATTTGATAAGTTAGGTATTATTCAATGTACAGcatgaaatgtgaaaaatgtcatCATAGAGGCCCTTGTTATTTTTAACCATCTGTCTTTTGCTGTGGAGCATATTTTTTCCAAACATGCCAGGCATATGTGTAGCTGTTGAAGATCATTTATACAGTAATATAAGGGATCCGTACACGGGCCATGAATTTGAAGTAAGAGATgcagactttaaaaaaacataatggaCTCAAATGACAAAAGGCTGTTTGATTGATTGGTTTATTTTCTCACATTTGTGCCACCACAGTTATACAACTGGATTTGGTTTGTGCTAAAATTTACTTTAAGATTTAAAACTGCACTATGCAATGTTTCTCATTGTTTGCAATGAGCCAAGTGTGACATAGTTTAATCACTGTGGTGGTCAAACTGATTTTAAATGTGCATATTCATCCAAACCTACTTAAGTCACTAGTGTCCATCACAACTGGATATTCCAGATGAAAACATATCAACAAATGttattgctttaaaatgaagataATTGCTATGTAGGTATAGTTAGAAATCTTGGAGGAGTAGCTAATATAAAGCATTTTAGAACCACAACTTTAATGTTTTGGTTCACTCCAATATCCTGTTATTATCCCTGTTTCCAATCACATATATTGTCAATATTTAAAGAGGCAAATGTCCTTTTTACTTATTTCAGCTTTAAAACAACAGTGCAAACATGTGACCAAAAACATACTTATGTTCGGTAGACATCCACCAGCCAGCGTTAAATGTTTTTGATTATTAGTGAGAGTGAGGAACATATAATATTATGAGGTTGATGCATTGTGAGGAATGTAGGCATCAGGTGATATTTCTCCTGAGGAGTGTTCCTCTCAATCCTTTGAGACCTCAGGAAAATTCCACTGATCTTCATCCGTGTATAACGTGTAAGAATACATGTATTTtgtttgtaatgtgtgtgtggtctgagcCTGAGTGTGTGAAATTATATGATGAAAATTGCCATGCAGGTTTGACACTTCAGCTGACGGGACGCTTGTCAATTCGATCTTCATTCGTCCTGTTATAAACAGACTTTTCAGCTTGTCCTCCACCTTGTTACACAGCTTTACACAGTTACTGGGGAATGGATCCTTATCATGTCAGACAGAAGGGGAGCTTGGGCTCTGTGATGAAGTCCAAGTCAGCCACTATCAGTGTTACAAAAACCAGAAGTAGTTTGCCAGGTTGCCCCGGAGCCCACTGTGACCCACATTCCTCCATCCTGCCTTTGTTAGGTTTTTGTAGGTGTGTGGAATCATTCTGAAGGTACCAAGAGCCATGTTAAGTTTCCTGAGCTGTACATGTCTATGCTACCTGTGTCTGATATTTAGCTTTATTAAACACAAGTCAAGGCAACTCTTTGACATGACTGTGATAATAATGTATGAAATAACTGTTCCATTTTCCAAAGGGAGTGTTCTTATAATTGAATACAAGAGTAAAACTTGTATTCTTGTTTCATCACATTTGGCTGTTCTCTCTGGTCAGATTTCTTTTGGTCACCCCGACCTAAACTGAAAAGCAGCATTACATCAGGCGGATTTTAGGATGCCAAATAACCTCTTAGTGAGTCAACAAATCGCCTTTCCAGAAATCCTCTTACAACCCTTTCCTGTCACtaccagaaaaaaaacccaaaccacTTTAAAACCTCCCATCTTTCTGTCTTATGTGTGGTGTTGAAAAGACATTTGGTATGAAAGTCTAGTAATTTAAGAGCCTTTTTACTACAGCTTCATGCTTTCAGAGGTGACAGGCCAATGGCAGGTGTTGAATAAAGGCTTCTAGTGGTGATAGATCCCACTGGGACTAATTTAAGTGTCTTTTGCTGCACATCGAAACAAGGTGCTTTTCACAGGTCAGCATGGTGACATTTGGAGTGTgttgtttgaaatgtgctgcagGTTGCAGGAGTCAACATTTAACAACTCAATTTCCTGTTCCAGTTAGCCAATTgcttcaagtggccacttggcTGAATGATATGTACGTTATTTCAaggacacagaaagagacagacagtgaaatTGAATGAGTGAAGCTTTTTATTAATTGGTTTATTTCTATAAACAGTAGTGATAATgaatgttgttattgtttgtgtgctgtgtgcgGTTCTTTCTGTAGATAGAAATATGGTACAGTATGGGGCTGAGAAAGAAGACAACATGTTCCTGAAGTGCCCAAGAAGCTGCATCCAAAAGTGAGTTAACCTCCATAGTCCTCAAtgataaaacattcaaattttCCAATAAGCATATTTCTACCTGGTCCACTCACATTCCAATACTTTGCCTATACTCAGATTAACTAGGAGATAGATGGACCCATGGATGGCCAAGATATGTGCCATTATCTCATTACCTGATACCTACCCTAGATGAACGGCATTACACTGTCTCCAATCACCCGTGGCAAAGACCACTTCTTTTATCTGAACCCTTACTTCCCTACATACACTTCTGTATATTCATGCCACCGATCtcaacattagcatgctaactgagTGTTATTTAGTTAATAGAATGAACGGTGCTGGTGTACACAAGCTTGGCCTAAGTCTTGTCAGAAAGAGCAACTGCAGCAACTGGATCTGGTTTGATGGCTTTATTACAGGCTTTAGATGTACAGATGACTGTTGTGGTTTATGCTTAATTACGCACAACTTCATCCCCACCGAATGTCCATGTGCTCCCACCgctagctctctctctctgactgcacagTGCGTATATCGCACGAGAGCGTAACCGGGAGGGGTTTCTTAGATCACCTGCACCGCCCACAAACATGTGAAAGCAGGGGAATTTGAACACTGAGGTTGGACATATTGTCCATTCTGAGACAGCTTTGCACTATCCAGATGTAAACAGTAGTTATCTAAGCAACTATTTCTCATTTTTTATCGCTCTCTCATCAGCATTGGGATTCGGTCGGCAGAGCTTTAGAGGTTTTTTATGTGGACTGGTCCAAATCACTACTTTCCAATCTTGCATAGATTCAAAGATGCTTGTCATAAACCTTCACTTTAGTATTCTTAGACAGGTTATTGCCATATGCTAGCCGCTCAGGAAGTATAGTGATGATCAATATTTCAATATGCATGGGTCTGATGTTTGCATTCACTTCAATCTTTACGATTTAATGCCAAAATCGGATTATATTCAATGTATTAtattacttttttgttttataatcaTTTGCATGCAGTAAATTTTAATTCTTCTCAAACATGTTGAGACATTAGATACTTAAATATGGTCCAAGAGTTCAATCTCTCCTAATATAAATGTAGCTATTTTCTGTCTATCTATAATTCAAATGCTGGAGGAGTGTAATGAATGTGTGGGTTGCAGCTGAAATTGAAACATTAATGTGAACACGTTTAAGACAGTGGAATAATTTACCAAATTGCTCCCATTATTTAATTAACATGATTTTATTAATGTTAACCTTTGAACTGCACCCTCTATGTCCTGATCATGGTTCTGTCCACTAGTCCACTAGTAATCACACCTTCTGCATAGCAGGAACCAAGAAACTACAGCACATACAGTAGTAATACAAATGTATTCTGTCATTATGATGTGAGATATGCAAGAAACCTCtctgtaaaaatgacattttcgaATGCATGGCGTACCTACTGGTTCATATGCCTCTACAGTACCACCATATTGCACAAAGACATTATACTATACTATTACCCACAGGATAAAAAGATAATATATCTGAACTATCAATGaggtcagtaaaaaaaaagctgcttcttGGCGATAAATTGGTTGCAGTTTATTACATCCTGCAGGACTGTTCTTTGCAATGTCTTCTTATTCTTGGAGTTTTGGTCGTAATACTTCAAAAATATTGACTATGTGTTGTAGTTATACACACTCAGGACACAAGGTAAAAGCCAAAATGGCAGCGTGATTACTGTAAACCTGATCCAAAACAAATAACATTGAGTCAAAAACCATGGAGATTATCACTAAAAAATGCTATAAAACgctgaacacacaaaaagaatTGGAGCCCATCTGGCAGTATATGTGGCAGCTGACATGTGTGACTGGCCAGAAAAGTGGGAGATACAGGTAATGATTAACAGGATGTTACCTTTTTTAATACTGTGACCCATACTAGCACCATCACCAGTATCTACATTACATCACATACAGAAGACAattttgtatgtgacaaatgcacatgtgacacacacattttatcttTATTAATACTGCTATCGCTAATGGATAGTTGTTATAACATCTTGCATTCATGCTCGTGCTCTTTTTCACAAATGGTTGAAATCTGCATGTGCCCTACATGACCCAGCTAGATTAACAGTATGATTTACTTTCTTTAAAGACTCAAATGTAAGAATAGGAAAATGGCTGTTAGGAGTTGGAtgttaattcaattcaattcaattcagttttatttatatggcgcattttacaatcagaaattgtctcaaagcgcttcacagaaactcagagcgtgagacccagagcctgaacccccttaagagcactgtggcaaggaaaaactccctttaagaggaagaaaccttgagcaggacccgtctacttaagggggaaccagtcctgctgccagtcggctgggtagaggaggagaagaaaggggagacaggacagggaggatggagagagagagagagagagagagagagagaggagcaaacatgacaagcaagatgaaacagtgattatattataatggatatctatatatatcgtcagtccataagtagtaatagtaatttgatagtaatcaaagcaaagatgagcagcaggggctgatgaagtcaatgagcacaggagagttcaggggccggactgcaggtcagcatgcaggtcttgagacctgcaaagagagagagcgagagcgaggcacaaaactacgaggatgacagtaaacacagattatgtgaagagacgctagaacaggagagatatgatccctttggctgcttcctgtcagaactctagctgctgcattctggatcagctgcaggctgttgattGAGTAATGTGGGCATCCAGACAatagagttgcagtagtccagtcttgaagtgacaaaagcatggatgagcttttcagcatcactctgagagaggatgctcctgatcttagcaatattacgcaggtgaaagaaagcggtcttggagacctgttcaatatgagagacaaacaacatgtcttgatcaaagataactccaaggttcctcacagtcgtactggaggaagtaattccatccagagagaaagtattatctgataaactagttctgagatgtttaggtccaaaaacaatgacctcagtcttgtccgagtttaatagtaaaaagttgaaggtcatccagtcctttatgtcctttagacacgcctgtagtctgactagcagctcagtttcttcaggcttcatgaataaatacagctgggtatcatcagcataacaatgaaagtttatgccgtgcttctggatgatgtttcctagaggcaGCATGCAGAGGGTGAAcaagatcggtccgagcacggaaccctgtggaacaccgtgattaacccttgtacatgtggaggaaacatcattaacatgaacaaagtgaaatctgtcagataaatatgatttaaaccagtgctgttcctgtaatcctaatctcgtgttctaatctgtgtagcaggatgcgatgatctactgtgtcgaaggcagcactaagatccagtagaacgagtacagagacgagtccacggtCCTATGCCAAgagtcattagtgactttaagcagtgctgtttctgtgctgtgatgggctctgaatccagactggaaagcatcgagcagactgttcctatgcaggtggtcatttagctgacttacaacagctctttcgaatattttagaaaaaaggtgaggttggagatcggtctgtagtttcctaagacgtccaggtccagtgaaggtttttcaAGTATctgcggtacatatcctgtttccagagacaggttgagCCGTGATGGGatctgatgctggtggtcagctcagggaggccgatgggcatgAAGCAGTGCAGTGTCTTTACATGTACAGAGTAGCCCAAACTATAGATAGCTAGCTAAGTTTGCCTGCTAATGCAATGACCGACTACTAATGTGTTGAACATGGGCATTTATGTAAATTCCTGGGGAAAACACTGGCTTGCATGTCACTAGCTAATGTTACAGCTAAGTTTCAGCTCACTGTCTAACCTGCATCACTCTTGACTGCCAGACAGGGGTCCAAGCTGGGCAGTTTTAAAATTTTTACATAAAGTGCAGGTCCCTTAATTCTC
This region of Parambassis ranga chromosome 2, fParRan2.1, whole genome shotgun sequence genomic DNA includes:
- the LOC114431796 gene encoding amphoterin-induced protein 2-like, with product MHPIASEFLANTDVAGSRCNPAAAAALVLLCLGFLPSVAPCPPYCFCASDIISCSGRNLSVLPFDLPSYAARLDLSHNALVALHVDWISHMFERLTTLVLSKNSISRIEINVFTVTPHLLHLDLSSNHLTVLNSSVFTGLKELKELLLFGNWIVQINPGSFRDLHSLQKLYLSANRLTAFPLGLYEEPEGPRNLTFLDLSYNRLSEVPIQSLLSLTRHGQIYLQENPLVCDCALLALLEYWIWKQYRPMVNFRSEYPCRVNEASQYNCTQQGVSDMSRETQTYQVEPGKWLGVPCPELTLPVQEGLLVFWITPTMALNSSTNDSSARLTVHTNGTLEIRRALEEDSGTYGCVVARGRHYNPSESLEVTVVVGNVSITSASGLAHRSTAEHFNTAFTTLASCVVSIILVLLYLYLTPCRCRESRGGGSRGCGGRALMICSDPREVESAQRRSNGKRVAFLEPQAEDCDSGGAKTPPMNLDHITTEGILKNGSRTVGQSLTDAAHVA